In the Cytophagales bacterium genome, one interval contains:
- a CDS encoding XdhC family protein, whose amino-acid sequence MQNYFEEIKKWQSNNNRVAIARVIKTWGSSPRPVGSVMLVNEDGKMAGSVSGGCVEGSVVKKSLEIIDAGTASRLTFGVS is encoded by the coding sequence ATGCAGAATTATTTTGAAGAAATCAAAAAATGGCAAAGTAACAATAACCGAGTTGCTATTGCCAGAGTGATCAAAACCTGGGGCTCTTCTCCCCGTCCGGTAGGCTCTGTGATGCTGGTCAATGAGGATGGTAAAATGGCCGGATCTGTGAGTGGCGGTTGTGTTGAAGGATCAGTGGTAAAAAAGTCACTAGAAATCATAGATGCTGGCACGGCTAGCAGGCTAACTTTTGGGGTGTCGG